The proteins below come from a single Rosa rugosa chromosome 2, drRosRugo1.1, whole genome shotgun sequence genomic window:
- the LOC133734158 gene encoding KRR1 small subunit processome component homolog has product MENSNPKADQIEVEVSEFENDFDVVSYTKFYDEFLNVDLLQESWPKVESSLEEYGVLCTLDVVEGKMKVARATRDQDPNIILRAMDVLELLSRSVPAEWAIRVLDCSFQYDIIKIGNQEEGICNMYGITKEQFLARRKLLAGYVLKVLFELTDCGIFLKGNTIAVIGGSLQGINIVRRIVEDCIAHDVPPLPRARLMKKKTQKKKDEINKVASELMTNLEGLKQNVS; this is encoded by the exons ATGGAGAACAGCAACCCAAAAGCGGACCAGATCGAGGTGGAAGTGTCTGAGTTCGAGAATGATTTTGATGTCGTCTCTTACACCAAGTTCTACGACGAATTCCTCA ATGTGGATTTGCTGCAAGAAAGTTGGCCAAAAGTGGAATCTTCTTTAGAAGAGTATGGCGTTTTATGCACCCTGGATGTG GTTGAGGGTAAAATGAAAGTTGCAAGAGCCACAAGGGATCAAGACCCAAATATTATTCTCAGGGCTATGGATGTTTTGGAGCTTTTGTCAAGAAGTGTTCCGGCAGAATGG GCAATACGAGTACTGGATTGCAGTTTCCAGTACGACATCATCAAGATTGGGAATCAAGAAGAGGGGATTTGCAATATGTACGGGATCACTAAG GAGCAATTTCTTGCACGAAGGAAGCTTCTGGCTGGCTATGTCCTAAAG GTACTGTTTGAACTAACAGATTGCGGAATTTTTCTTAAG GGAAACACCATTGCTGTGATTGGTGGTTCACTCCAAGGAATAAATATAGTAAGGAGGATTGTGGAAGACTGCATTGCTCATGATGTGCCTCCTCTACCCCGGGCGCGATTGATGAAAAAGAAGACTCAAAAGAAGAAGGATGAGATAAATAAAGTGGCAAGTGAATTGATGACAAATCTCGAGG GTTTAAAACAGAATGTTAGCTAA